A DNA window from Luteolibacter luteus contains the following coding sequences:
- a CDS encoding winged helix-turn-helix transcriptional regulator, whose product MPPGKPKFIPLADRKNYHRFEDVIGCKWSSSVVAAVAGGVTRPGELERFIPGISTKILNERLRKLVDFGVLTRSEQPGLPARVDYGLTEAGKKLATLLDQVRLLNLEHPAPES is encoded by the coding sequence ATGCCTCCCGGAAAGCCGAAATTCATCCCCTTGGCGGATCGAAAAAATTATCACCGCTTCGAGGACGTGATCGGCTGCAAGTGGAGCAGCTCGGTGGTAGCAGCCGTGGCGGGCGGGGTCACGCGGCCCGGGGAACTCGAGCGCTTTATACCGGGGATCTCGACGAAGATCCTGAATGAGCGGCTGAGAAAGCTGGTGGACTTCGGCGTGTTGACCCGCAGCGAGCAGCCGGGGCTGCCAGCTCGGGTGGACTACGGTCTCACCGAGGCCGGGAAGAAGCTGGCCACGCTGTTGGACCAGGTCCGGCTGCTGAATCTGGAACATCCGGCTCCGGAATCCTGA
- a CDS encoding MGMT family protein, translating into MPKSNAAARVRAEVIRVIGLIPKGRFTTYGSIAMHLDVTPRQVASVLSHLDPKESKALPWHRVVAAEGRVSRGMPEELAKKQSARLKKEGMKTDAKGFILNADEHFHVVGLRREIEWDRE; encoded by the coding sequence ATGCCGAAATCCAATGCTGCCGCCCGCGTCCGCGCCGAAGTCATCCGCGTGATCGGACTGATTCCGAAAGGCCGCTTCACGACCTACGGCTCGATCGCGATGCATCTGGACGTCACGCCCCGCCAGGTGGCCAGCGTGCTCAGCCATCTCGATCCCAAGGAATCGAAGGCGCTTCCTTGGCACCGTGTCGTCGCGGCGGAAGGACGCGTCAGCCGCGGCATGCCGGAGGAACTCGCGAAAAAACAGAGCGCCCGCCTGAAGAAAGAAGGCATGAAGACCGACGCGAAAGGCTTCATCCTCAATGCGGACGAGCACTTTCACGTCGTCGGCCTTCGCCGTGAAATCGAGTGGGACCGCGAATAG
- a CDS encoding thioredoxin family protein has protein sequence MKTTATFYHAGCPVCVEAEQSVAQALDPQRYNVEIVHLGDQAGRVAEAKAAGVKSVPAIVMNGQTFHINFGAAIEALG, from the coding sequence ATGAAAACGACCGCTACCTTCTACCACGCCGGATGCCCTGTCTGTGTGGAAGCCGAACAAAGCGTGGCCCAAGCCCTCGACCCGCAACGCTACAACGTGGAAATCGTCCACCTCGGCGACCAAGCGGGCCGCGTCGCCGAAGCCAAGGCCGCCGGCGTAAAGTCCGTCCCGGCCATTGTCATGAACGGCCAGACTTTCCACATCAACTTCGGTGCCGCCATCGAAGCGCTGGGCTGA